A DNA window from Microcystis aeruginosa NIES-843 contains the following coding sequences:
- a CDS encoding ABC transporter substrate-binding protein, with translation MSKKNETVTLLLALVITLVFFGAGGWWLYNRFQGKNNPTNLSEIEKISPEQKSVSAQAKFSQGENLLIVEGASSDKQAAIQAIGKGDFQQAVYLLEKSLRANQNDPEALIYLNNARIGEAKSYTIAVSVPIGSNVNTALEVLRGVAQSQNQINQTGGINGTPLKVLIADDADNPEIAAQIAQKLAADNSILGVVGHTSSDTSLAAAAIYQKGGLVMISPISTSVKLSNFGDYIFRSVPSDFVAARALAESSLQKIPNVKAVVFFNSQSNYSQSLKSEFTTALGLGGGQVVSEFDLSSLTFTPSKSLQQAQQEGANLIALLGDSGTLDKALQVVQINGQKLPIVAGDDVYSPKTLDVGGKNALGMIVAVAWHLAANPNSPFVNNSRQLWQGDVNWRTVTAYDATQALIAGIKAESSREGVQQALRSSDFSVPGATNPVRFLPSGDRNQSVQLVVVKPGSRSSFGVDFVPISR, from the coding sequence ATGAGCAAGAAAAATGAGACCGTTACCCTGCTTTTAGCCTTGGTGATTACCCTAGTATTTTTTGGGGCAGGTGGTTGGTGGTTATACAATCGTTTTCAAGGAAAAAATAACCCAACCAATCTTTCTGAAATCGAGAAAATATCACCGGAGCAAAAATCGGTATCGGCACAAGCAAAATTTAGTCAAGGGGAAAACTTATTAATAGTTGAAGGGGCTTCTTCGGACAAACAAGCTGCCATACAGGCAATCGGGAAAGGAGACTTTCAGCAAGCAGTTTACCTCCTAGAAAAATCCCTGCGAGCTAATCAAAATGATCCGGAAGCTCTCATCTACTTAAATAACGCCCGTATTGGTGAAGCTAAGTCCTATACTATCGCCGTTTCCGTGCCAATTGGTAGCAATGTCAACACCGCCCTAGAAGTTTTACGAGGAGTTGCCCAATCTCAAAATCAAATCAATCAAACCGGAGGAATTAATGGCACTCCTTTAAAAGTTCTCATTGCTGATGATGCTGATAATCCCGAAATTGCCGCTCAAATTGCCCAAAAATTAGCGGCTGATAACAGCATTTTAGGAGTAGTAGGACACACTAGCAGTGACACCTCTTTAGCGGCGGCGGCTATCTATCAAAAAGGGGGATTAGTAATGATTTCCCCCATCAGTACCTCAGTTAAACTCTCCAATTTTGGTGACTATATCTTTCGTTCTGTTCCCAGTGATTTTGTGGCGGCACGGGCATTAGCCGAATCTAGCTTGCAAAAAATTCCTAACGTCAAGGCAGTGGTATTTTTTAACTCCCAAAGTAATTATAGTCAATCCCTAAAATCTGAATTTACCACCGCTTTAGGATTAGGAGGAGGTCAAGTGGTGAGTGAATTTGATCTATCTTCCCTCACTTTTACCCCTTCTAAAAGCCTCCAACAAGCTCAACAGGAGGGAGCAAATCTAATCGCCCTTCTTGGGGATAGTGGAACCCTAGATAAGGCTTTGCAGGTGGTTCAAATCAATGGTCAAAAATTACCGATTGTGGCGGGTGATGACGTTTATAGCCCCAAAACTCTGGATGTAGGCGGAAAAAATGCCCTTGGCATGATTGTTGCTGTCGCTTGGCATTTGGCGGCTAATCCAAATAGTCCTTTTGTGAATAATTCCCGCCAATTGTGGCAAGGAGACGTAAATTGGCGCACCGTCACCGCTTATGACGCTACCCAGGCTTTAATTGCTGGCATTAAGGCAGAATCTAGCCGAGAGGGAGTTCAACAGGCGTTAAGAAGCAGTGATTTTTCTGTTCCCGGGGCGACTAATCCAGTGCGATTTTTACCGTCTGGCGATCGCAATCAATCCGTGCAATTAGTGGTAGTTAAACCCGGTTCTCGTTCTAGTTTTGGGGTAGATTTTGTGCCAATTTCTCGATAA